The genomic region GGCGGATACCCCGGCCCGCCTGGGTAAGGAGCTCTCCCGGCGGTTCCTGGCGCCCTTGGGGCTCTAAGGTGGGAGGTGCGGCGATGGGGGATCCTGCGGCCATCTGAGAAAGGGGCAGGGATGCGGAGAGTCCTTTTCCGGAAGAGAAAAATGAAGTGGTTGGTTCCGGTATACCTGATTGCCTTACTCCTCGCCGCCACGCCAACGGTCCTGGCCCTGACCCCACCGCCGGACCAGGTGCGCCGCAGTTGGCAGAAGCGCTTTGAGGAGCTGGACCGCAACCGGGACGGCCGGGTGAGCCGGGCGGAATATCTGGAGTTTTTCGGGGGAACTTCCGGGATGCGCCGGCAATATTTCGAGTATGAATTTCGCCTTTATGACCGCAACGGCGACGGGTTCATTTCCTGGGAGGAGCACCAGACGCCGGTGGGGCCGGAGGATGAGTTCCGGGCCCTGGACCGCAACGGCGACGGCCGCCTCAGCCGGGAGGAGTTCCGCTTCCGCTACCGGGAGCAGGACTTCCCCCGGCTGGACCGCAACCGGGACGGCTACATCAGCCGGGAAGAGTTCCTTCAGTCACCGAGACATCGCCGGTGATCGGCCAGGATTTCGGGGAAGGAGCAGCTTGTCGGCCCCGGCTCTAAACAGGCTTAGAACGGAGGTCTCACCCATCCCGGCTCCCTGTGGAAAGCTGAGGAGATGATACGCCATGGCCACCCCGTGGGTCATCCTCTGCCCCTGTCAGGATCTGCCCGCCGAGCCTTCGGTCCTGGCCCGGCGGCTGGAACGGGCCGGCGCCGCCGTCAGGGTTTCGCCTCCTCTGTGCACACCGGCGGGGCTGGCGGAGCTGGAGGCCCTGGGAGAGCCGGCCGAGGGGGTCCTCCTGGCCGCCTGCGGGCCGCTGTCGCGGCAGGTCCTGCCGGTTTGCCAGCCCTTTCCCGTGGTGGATCTCCTCAGCGCCGCGGACCTGGAGGAGGCCGTGGGTCGGGTGCTGGCGGCCCTGGCCCGTCCCCTCCCCCCGCCTGCCCCGCTTCGCCTGCGCTCCCGGGAGGTCCTGGTCGTCGGCGGCGGCATCGCCGGGGTGCAGGCCGCCCTGGACCTGGCAGAGGCCGGGATCCTGGTCCACCTCTTCGACGCCGCCCTGTCCATCGGCGGCACCATGGCCCGGTTGGACAAGACCTTCCCCACCCTGGACTGCTCCATCTGCATCCTGGGCCCCCGGCTGGTGGAGGCGGCCTCCCACCCCCGCATCAACCTCATCACCTGGGGGGAGTTGGAGCAGATCAGCGGCCGGGCCGGGGATTTCCAGGTGGAAATCACCGAAAAGCCCCGCTATGTGGACATGAGCCGGTGTGTGGGCTGCGGCGCCTGCAGCCGGGTCTGCCCCGTCATCCTGCCCAGCCGCTGGAATCTGGGGCTCTCCCCCCGCAAGTGCATCCGCATCGTCTTTGCCCAGGCGGTGCCGCTCAGGGCCACCCTGGAGCGGGAGTATTGCATTGACTGCCGCCTGTGTGAGAGTGCCTGCGAGCGGCAGGCCATTGACTTGGCGGCCCGGCCCCGGACCCGGATCCTCCATGTGGCTGCCATCGTAGTGGCCACCGGCGCAGTGCCCTTAAGCCCCCGCCTCAAGGGGGAATATCATTACGGCGACCACCGGCGGGTGCTCACCGGCCTGGAATTCGAGCGCCTGGTGTGCGCCACCGGACCCACCGGCGGCGCCTTGGTGGGCCCTGACGGCCGGCCCCTGAAGAGTCTGGCTTTCATCCAATGCGCCGGCTCCCGGGACCGGCGGTTTCTCCCCTATTGTTCCGGCATCTGCTGTGCCGCCTCCCTGAAACAGGCCCTCATCGCCAAGGAGCACGACCCCGAAGTGGAGATCACCGTCTTTTTCAATGACCTGCGCTTGGCCGGCAAGGGGGGCGAAGATCTTTTGCACCGGGCCCGGGAGGCGGGCATCCGCCTGGTGCAGGGCCTGCCGGGAGCCATCGAGCCTGACCCGGACGGCGGCGTCCGAATCATCTCTGCGGCCCTGGCCGGCGGCGGACCCCGGCGCCTCCGAGTGGACCTGGCGGTCCTGGCCGTGGGCCTGGCGCCGCCCCCACCCCACCCGGTCCTGGAGGACCTTATCGGCCCCCGGGATGTGAGCGGCTTTTACCAGGCGGCGGACCCGGTGCTGGCTCCCCTGGACGCTTGCACCCCCGGAGTTTTCTTCGCCGGCACCTGCTTGGGCCCCAAGGACATCACGGAAAGCGTCTCCCAAGGGAGTGCCGCCGCCGCCCGGGTGCTCACTTTTTTGCGCTCCGCCTTCTGACCGCATCGGTTGGCCGCGGCTCGTGAGGCGCCTTGACAGCTTACCTGTTGTAATTTAAACTAAATTAGGTGCAAAAGCGGCTCAGGGAGCGGGGCCCGGAAGACCGGGATTCGGACCTGGCGGAGGTTGGCATGAGCTCACAGGAACTGCAGGAAGAACGGGTGGCGGCGCCGCTCCCGGAGCGGCTGCCGTTGGTGCTGGAAATCCTTCCCGGCCAGGCGGCGGAGGGGCTGGTGGCCATCTTCGAGGCCGGGGAGTACGAGCATGCCGACCTGGCGGAGCTCTGCCAGCGGGCCCTGGAGCGCCAGGACCTCAGCATCGAGGAGCAGCTGGTGCTGGAGGACATCCGGCGCCAGTTGCAGGGCGGCAAGCTGCTCTGCCGGGGCCGGGAATTGCCGGGGTCGCCTCTGACCGTGGCCACCCTGGAAGAGACCGAGGCCGGAGAGCGCTATTTCTATGTGGCCGTGCGGGCCATCCGGCCCCAGGAGGGAGGGTAGCATCACGACCGCCGTCCCGTCGCTCCCGACCCTGTGGGACCCGGGCCCCCACGTGGTGACGCCGGACGGTTTTCTCTGCCTGCCCCTGCTCTTCGACCCCGAGGTGGCCCGGGATCTGCAGCATCTTCCCCCTGTCACGGATTCCAAGGCTTTTCCCTTCACCCTCAGTCCCGGCGGTGACGGCCAGGTCATCCCCACGGTGCGCCTGACTTCCCTGGTGGCCTGCTACCACCTGCTGTGGCCCGAGGCTTATGAGAAGGCCCGGGAAGCGCTCCTTCAGGAGGTGGGCCTGCCTCTTGAAAAAGACCCAGTCCTGGAGGGCTGGCTGGCCCGGCTGGTCCTGGAGGTGCTGCCCCATTTTGTGCGGCTGAGCCCCGCCGCCACCCGGGACCGCCTGGGTCCGGAGGCGGTGATCACCGCCTTGGCCCAACGCCTGCAGATCCCCCGCGCTTATTATGAACAGGCCCGGAAGGCCGGCGCCCCCGGGGATCTGGCCCGAAGGCTGGCGGCCCTGGAGGCGCTGGCCGGTTCGGCCCCACCGCCTCCTTGCGGCCGGGTCAGCGGCAGGGAGCTGGATCATTGGCTGGCTCAGGCCTTGAGAGCCCGCATGCTGGAGCGGGAGCGCCAGATCTTGAGCGAACGGCTGGCGCAATCCCGGCACCATCCGGAGGAGAGCCGGCTGGCCCGTACCGCCCTGCTCCTCTATCTCCGGGACCGGGGGGAGCTGGAGCTGGATGGCTTCGGATTTTTTCCGGATGCCCGCAGCGCCGGGGATTACTGGGTTTATAAGCGCACCGGGGAATATTTCCTGCAGGACTATTTCGGCCGCCTCTATCTCTTCCCGGATTGCCGGGTGGCGGTCTCCACCCGGGAGCGCCTGCGGCCGGTGGTGTGGGAGAAATACAAACACCCTTTCCTGCGCCGCCATGCCCCCCGGCAAGAGATCTGCCTGCCCAAGGAGTATCAGGTGCCTCTGGTGGTGGGCCCCCGGGAGATCATCGCGGCCCTGGAGGCGGGCCTCACCGCCCTGTATTACGGCTACAACCCCCGGCGGCGCAACGGCTACCACAGCCTGGACCGTCATCGCGGGGAACAGCTGGTGAGCTTTGACGATTACCGCCTGTCATCGGAGGACCCCCGGGTCCTTTCCGGGCGGGTGGAGGTGAAGAATCGCTACCTCTGATCTGAAACCAAGGCTTCGGCCGGCCCGGCGGGCACCCGAGCCCTGGCGGCCCGGCGCCTTTGCGGTTGTGGCGGGATTGGTGCAAGGGGGAGAGGTCGGCGAGGAGCTGCTGAGGCCCCCGGACCCGGAGGAACTCAAGGTGGAACGGCTGCTTCCCGGGGGTCGGCCCCGGGCCAAGTCTAAATGGCAACCGCCCCTTTTTCCCCTGCTCCCCCAAAGAGCCTTTGAGCTGGCG from Desulfobaccales bacterium harbors:
- a CDS encoding EF-hand domain-containing protein; the encoded protein is MKWLVPVYLIALLLAATPTVLALTPPPDQVRRSWQKRFEELDRNRDGRVSRAEYLEFFGGTSGMRRQYFEYEFRLYDRNGDGFISWEEHQTPVGPEDEFRALDRNGDGRLSREEFRFRYREQDFPRLDRNRDGYISREEFLQSPRHRR
- a CDS encoding CoB--CoM heterodisulfide reductase iron-sulfur subunit A family protein, whose protein sequence is MATPWVILCPCQDLPAEPSVLARRLERAGAAVRVSPPLCTPAGLAELEALGEPAEGVLLAACGPLSRQVLPVCQPFPVVDLLSAADLEEAVGRVLAALARPLPPPAPLRLRSREVLVVGGGIAGVQAALDLAEAGILVHLFDAALSIGGTMARLDKTFPTLDCSICILGPRLVEAASHPRINLITWGELEQISGRAGDFQVEITEKPRYVDMSRCVGCGACSRVCPVILPSRWNLGLSPRKCIRIVFAQAVPLRATLEREYCIDCRLCESACERQAIDLAARPRTRILHVAAIVVATGAVPLSPRLKGEYHYGDHRRVLTGLEFERLVCATGPTGGALVGPDGRPLKSLAFIQCAGSRDRRFLPYCSGICCAASLKQALIAKEHDPEVEITVFFNDLRLAGKGGEDLLHRAREAGIRLVQGLPGAIEPDPDGGVRIISAALAGGGPRRLRVDLAVLAVGLAPPPPHPVLEDLIGPRDVSGFYQAADPVLAPLDACTPGVFFAGTCLGPKDITESVSQGSAAAARVLTFLRSAF